The DNA segment AGCGCCTCGGCCAGCCCATCGACATCGCCAAGGGCGCGCTGTTCCTGGCCTCGGACCTGGGCGGCTTCGTCACTGGCCACGGCCTGCGCGTCGATGGCGGGCTGATGCTGCGGGTCTAGCCTATCCCAGCTCGAAGCTGGTGATGCCGAACACCTCGCCCAGCGGCAGCAGCGGCTGGGCGCCGGTGTACATGCGGGCCGTCTCGAAGGTGGGGGTCATGCCCTTGCGCGCGGCCAGCGCCAGCGCCGGCTCGTTGGTCTCGGGCACGTCGAGGAAGACGGGGCCGGTCGCGCCCGTGGCCGCGGCGTCGAACAGGCGTTCGGCGACCTCTGGCGCGACGGCGAACAGCGGCGCGATCTTGGTGCCCTCTAGGCACGGCCGCGCCACGGCGAAGCCATCCAGCCGCGCCCCGGCGAAACAGCCCAGTGGGCGGTGACCCTCGGTCCACAGCCAGGCGTCGAGGAAGGCGTGCCGCTCGTAACCGAAGCAGGCCATGTCCATGGCGCGCACGGCGTGCATGTCGTCGCGGGTCAGCGGCCGGATGTCCGGCGCGATGGCCGCCGCCGCCGGTTGACCGGCGAAGCGGATGTCGCGGTGGGCGAGGACGAAGCCCGACTTGCCGTAGTTTTCCTGCTGCGCCACCACGCCGTCGAGGCCGATGGTATGGGACTTCAGCGCCGCCAGCGCCGCGTCCCAGGTCTGGATGCCGTAGCCCTTGCCGCGATGCTCGGGCAGGCAGAGATAGAGGCCGAGGAAGCCGAAGGACGGGCCATAGGAAATGGCGGAGATCGCCGTGACCGGCACGCCGTCCAGCAGGCCGACGAAGAATCCCTCGGGATCGGCGGCCCAGAAGCACTCGGCGTCGCGCAGGCCCGGATTCCAGCCTTCCCGCGCCGCCCAGCCGAGGATCATGTCCAGTTCGTCGCGGGTAGCGCGGCGTACGGTGAAGTTCGGGTCGTTCATGGACATCCTCATCTGTCTTGCTGGCGGCGGGGCGCGGTCATGGTGACCCCGCGATAACGCGTCCTCAAGCGGATCGTTCACCAGGATCGGCGTCCGGCGGATAGAGATGGCGTCCGCCGCGAAAATCCGTGACCTCGTAGCGGCCGCCGCCGATGTCGCGCACGGTATCGTCGCCGATGACCATCTTGCCGTGTCCGCCCGGAATATCCAGCACATAGGTCGGCTGGCACAGGCCCGAGACGCGCCCGCGCAAGCCCGCGACCAGCGCCCTTCCCTCGGCCAGCGACAGGCGGAAATGCCCGGTGCCCGGCGCCAGATCCGGATGGTGCAGATAGTATGGTTTCACCCGGCTTTCGACGAAGGCGCGCATCAGCGCCGCCAGGACCTCCGGATCGTCATTCACGCCGCGCAGCAGCACCGACTGGCTGAGCAGGCCGATCCCGGCATCGGCCAGCCGGGCGCAGGCCGCGCGCGCGTCCGGTGTCAGCTCGCGCGGGTGATTGGCATGCAGCGCCAGATTGACCGGCCGGCCCGCGGCCTTGATGGCGGCGATCATGGCCGCGTCGATGCGCCCGGGCTCGACCACCGGGACGCGGGTGTGAATGCGCACGGTCCGCACATGGAAGATGGCGGACAGCCGGGCCATGATCTCGTGCAGGCGCCGGGGCGAGAGAACCAGCGGGTCGCCGCCGGTGAGGATCACTTCCCAGATGTCCGGCCGGGACTCGATATAGGCGAACGCCGCCTCCAGCGCGTCCGGCGACAGGGTGCCCAGACCGTCGGGGCCAACCATTTCGCGGCGGAAGCAGAAGCGGCAATAGACCGGGCAGACATGCACCGCTTTCAGCAGCACCCGGTCCGGATAGCGGTGGACGATTCCCTCGACCGGGCTGTGGGCCAGATCGCCGATGGGATCGGCGCGCTCCTCGGGCAGGGCGGTCAGTTCGGCGGCATCGGGCACGAACTG comes from the Iodidimonas sp. SYSU 1G8 genome and includes:
- a CDS encoding GNAT family N-acetyltransferase, with product MNDPNFTVRRATRDELDMILGWAAREGWNPGLRDAECFWAADPEGFFVGLLDGVPVTAISAISYGPSFGFLGLYLCLPEHRGKGYGIQTWDAALAALKSHTIGLDGVVAQQENYGKSGFVLAHRDIRFAGQPAAAAIAPDIRPLTRDDMHAVRAMDMACFGYERHAFLDAWLWTEGHRPLGCFAGARLDGFAVARPCLEGTKIAPLFAVAPEVAERLFDAAATGATGPVFLDVPETNEPALALAARKGMTPTFETARMYTGAQPLLPLGEVFGITSFELG
- a CDS encoding lysine-2,3-aminomutase-like protein, which translates into the protein MTAPGALVAAGLMPADKLPAANDVTSRYAMAISPAMLALIDPADPADPIARQFVPDAAELTALPEERADPIGDLAHSPVEGIVHRYPDRVLLKAVHVCPVYCRFCFRREMVGPDGLGTLSPDALEAAFAYIESRPDIWEVILTGGDPLVLSPRRLHEIMARLSAIFHVRTVRIHTRVPVVEPGRIDAAMIAAIKAAGRPVNLALHANHPRELTPDARAACARLADAGIGLLSQSVLLRGVNDDPEVLAALMRAFVESRVKPYYLHHPDLAPGTGHFRLSLAEGRALVAGLRGRVSGLCQPTYVLDIPGGHGKMVIGDDTVRDIGGGRYEVTDFRGGRHLYPPDADPGERSA